One segment of Phaeacidiphilus oryzae TH49 DNA contains the following:
- the mscL gene encoding large conductance mechanosensitive channel protein MscL, with protein MNGFKKFLMRGNVLDLAVAVVIGAAFTNIVNALVKGVINPIVGAFGTTDLTNYKSCLSGSCTQAKDGTVTHGIYILWGDVVSAALSFLITAAVVYFLFVLPMNRLMARYMKPAEVVEEKPVEAEIPAQATADSREIALLAEIRDLLEAQRNGQR; from the coding sequence ATGAACGGCTTCAAGAAGTTCCTGATGCGCGGCAACGTCCTCGACCTCGCGGTCGCGGTCGTCATCGGCGCGGCATTCACCAACATCGTCAACGCGCTGGTGAAGGGCGTGATCAACCCGATCGTCGGGGCCTTCGGCACCACGGACCTGACGAACTACAAGTCCTGCCTGTCGGGTTCCTGCACCCAGGCCAAGGACGGCACCGTCACCCACGGCATCTACATCCTGTGGGGCGACGTGGTCAGCGCCGCGCTGTCGTTCCTGATCACCGCCGCGGTGGTGTACTTCCTCTTCGTGCTGCCGATGAACCGGCTGATGGCCCGCTACATGAAGCCCGCCGAGGTGGTGGAGGAGAAGCCGGTCGAGGCGGAGATCCCGGCCCAGGCCACCGCGGACTCGCGGGAGATCGCCCTGCTGGCGGAGATCCGCGACCTGCTGGAGGCGCAGCGCAACGGTCAGCGCTGA